The sequence below is a genomic window from bacterium.
ATTTTTTGTCTTCCAGCTTTTGCTGAAAGCGAACTATCCGGTAAAGTCTTGGATCGGCATCACAACCGGCCTTTGCCCGGCGCCAATGTACGGCTGGAAAACAGCTACCGGGGCGCGGTCACCGACCGCTAGGGCCGGTTTTCCTTTGCCCACCTTCAACCGGGCGAATACACTCTGATCGTCTCGTTCATCGGCTACGAGCCTGAACGGCGATCGATCACGGTTGCCTCTGATTCCAGCCAGGAGTTGACCTTCATCCTGTCTCCGATTCTGTTGAATTATTCCGACGTGCTGGTCACCAGCACCAAAGCGGACAGGCATCTGCGCGATGTGTCGTTGCCGATCACCATCGTGCGCGCTGAACAGCTCGTCCGGTCGGCGCCCATTTCCGTGACCAACGCCTTGCAGAGCGAACCGGGCCTGAGCCTGGGCCGCGATGGGATCTGGGGCACTACTCCCAACGTACGCGGACTGGCGCGCAACCATGTGGTAGCGTTGGTGGACGGCAATCGCATCGATACCGCCAACGATCTCGCGGCTGGATTGTCCATGATCGATGTGAACGATATTGAACGCATCGAAGTCATCAAAGGCGCCGCCTCTTCGCTGTACGGATCCGGCGCCATGGGCGGCGTGATCAACATCATCACCAAGGACGGCTGGTATCAGGA
It includes:
- a CDS encoding carboxypeptidase-like regulatory domain-containing protein, translated to MLRWMYLLLIFCLPAFAESELSGKVLDRHHNRPLPGANVRLENSYRGAVTDR